A portion of the Candidatus Hydrogenedentota bacterium genome contains these proteins:
- a CDS encoding long-chain fatty acid--CoA ligase yields the protein MLNLAHFLDVTAAEYPDTTAVILDDFRLSYAEMAAAAKRVASALSAKGIGKGDKVAMMIPNTPHFPIIYYGILHTGATVVPVNVLYTQHEIEHYLNDSESVAFFAFKHFENEAIKAFRTCEACRHYISVSAPTDLEAPPVGENFMQLIMSAEAEFDTVQTMPDDTAVILYTSGTTGAPKGAELTHFNLFFNAFYSTREITKPKPGDVCLVTLPLFHSFGQTCLLNASVLAGATMSLLPRFETEKAMQVIERDKVRLLALVPTMYFFMLNEADNCKYDLSSITHAVSGGAALPEEVHRRFQERFGITILEGYGLSETSPVATFSQAGDKLKVGSIGKPIWGVDVAIKKDDGSFAAVDEVGEVVIRGHNIMKGYYNRPEATREAIVNGWFHTGDMGRVDAEGFFYIVDRKKDLIIRGGMNIYPREIEEVLYGHPKVLEAAVIGVPCPMRGEEVKVYVSAREGQSLEPAEIEAYLHERTAKFKWPKEVEVLPELPKGPTGKILKRELRGV from the coding sequence ATGCTTAATCTGGCCCATTTCCTGGACGTTACCGCAGCGGAGTATCCCGACACCACAGCCGTCATCCTGGATGATTTTCGACTGTCTTATGCGGAGATGGCCGCCGCCGCCAAGCGCGTGGCCAGCGCGCTGAGCGCCAAGGGTATCGGCAAGGGCGACAAAGTCGCCATGATGATTCCGAACACGCCACACTTCCCGATTATCTATTACGGGATTCTGCACACGGGCGCCACCGTGGTGCCGGTGAATGTGCTCTACACGCAACACGAAATCGAGCACTATCTCAATGATTCCGAATCCGTGGCCTTTTTCGCCTTCAAACATTTTGAGAATGAGGCCATCAAGGCGTTCCGCACCTGCGAAGCCTGCCGCCACTATATCTCGGTGAGCGCTCCGACCGATCTCGAGGCCCCGCCCGTCGGCGAAAACTTCATGCAATTGATCATGTCGGCGGAGGCCGAGTTTGACACGGTTCAAACCATGCCGGACGATACGGCGGTGATCCTTTACACTTCCGGCACCACGGGGGCGCCCAAAGGGGCCGAGCTGACCCACTTCAATCTGTTTTTCAATGCCTTTTATTCCACGCGCGAAATCACCAAGCCCAAGCCGGGGGACGTCTGCCTGGTGACGCTGCCTTTGTTTCACTCTTTCGGTCAAACCTGCCTTCTGAACGCCTCGGTCCTCGCCGGCGCCACCATGTCGCTGCTGCCGCGCTTCGAGACGGAAAAGGCCATGCAGGTCATTGAGCGCGACAAGGTCCGTTTGCTGGCGCTTGTGCCCACCATGTATTTCTTCATGTTGAACGAAGCGGACAACTGCAAGTACGACCTGTCCTCCATTACCCACGCGGTATCCGGCGGCGCGGCCCTGCCCGAGGAGGTCCATCGCCGCTTCCAGGAGCGCTTCGGCATCACGATTCTGGAGGGCTATGGCCTTTCCGAGACCAGCCCCGTGGCCACCTTCAGCCAGGCGGGTGACAAGCTTAAAGTAGGCTCCATCGGCAAGCCCATCTGGGGTGTGGATGTGGCCATCAAGAAAGATGACGGCAGCTTTGCCGCAGTGGACGAAGTGGGCGAGGTGGTGATTCGTGGGCACAACATCATGAAGGGCTACTACAACCGCCCCGAAGCCACCCGCGAGGCTATCGTGAATGGCTGGTTTCATACCGGAGACATGGGCCGGGTCGATGCGGAAGGCTTCTTTTACATCGTGGACCGCAAGAAGGACCTCATCATCCGCGGCGGCATGAATATCTACCCGCGCGAGATTGAGGAGGTACTCTACGGCCACCCCAAGGTGCTTGAGGCCGCCGTAATCGGTGTCCCATGTCCCATGCGGGGCGAGGAAGTTAAGGTCTACGTGTCCGCGCGCGAGGGCCAGTCCCTGGAGCCGGCGGAGATCGAGGCCTATCTCCACGAGCGGACCGCCAAGTTCAAATGGCCCAAGGAAGTGGAAGTGCTTCCAGAACTCCCCAAAGGCCCCACCGGCAAGATACTGAAGCGCGAGTTGCGCGGCGTGTGA
- a CDS encoding NAD(P) transhydrogenase subunit alpha: MFAYSGKSEGEPRRSATPQSVRRLKSLGAEVFFEADFGRACGWSDEEYVEAGAQTGGDTIGADVILGLEPPDLSLIERIRPGALYIGYLDPFNSGALLRAFAARGVHAIAMELIPRTTLAQKMDALSSQANLAGYAAVLMGASRLAQILPMMMTPAGTIKPARVFVIGVGVAGLQAIATAKRLGARVDAFDTRPVVEEQVKSLGARFVKANLGETGQTKDGYAQALTEEQQALQRAAMADVVAESNLVITTAQVFGRKAPIIVTDAMIQRMRPGSVIVDVAVDSGGNVEGITPGEVTERHGVTLVARPHLAREVPVDASEMYAANLANLIEHFWDRANATIRLDTSDEIMAGCLVVHNGEIRDERFRG, from the coding sequence ATCTTTGCGTATTCGGGGAAAAGCGAGGGGGAGCCACGTCGTTCGGCGACCCCTCAGTCGGTGCGGCGTCTCAAGAGTCTAGGGGCGGAAGTGTTCTTCGAGGCCGATTTTGGCCGCGCCTGCGGTTGGTCCGATGAGGAATACGTCGAAGCGGGCGCACAGACCGGTGGCGACACTATCGGAGCCGATGTGATTCTGGGGCTGGAACCGCCGGACCTTTCGCTGATTGAGCGCATCCGGCCCGGCGCCCTGTACATCGGCTATCTGGATCCCTTCAATTCCGGGGCGCTTCTGCGCGCCTTTGCCGCGCGCGGCGTGCACGCCATTGCCATGGAGCTTATTCCGCGCACGACGCTGGCGCAAAAGATGGACGCCCTGAGCAGTCAGGCCAATCTCGCGGGCTATGCCGCGGTGTTGATGGGGGCGTCGCGCCTTGCACAGATCCTGCCCATGATGATGACCCCCGCCGGAACCATCAAGCCCGCCCGTGTGTTTGTCATCGGCGTGGGCGTGGCGGGGCTGCAGGCCATCGCCACAGCCAAGCGGCTGGGCGCGCGTGTGGATGCCTTCGACACCCGGCCGGTGGTGGAAGAGCAAGTGAAGTCCCTCGGGGCCCGATTCGTCAAGGCAAATCTGGGAGAGACGGGCCAGACAAAAGACGGCTACGCCCAGGCCCTCACCGAGGAGCAGCAGGCCCTCCAGCGGGCGGCCATGGCCGATGTGGTGGCGGAGTCCAACCTGGTTATTACCACAGCCCAGGTGTTCGGCCGAAAAGCCCCCATCATCGTCACCGACGCCATGATCCAGCGGATGCGCCCCGGCAGCGTGATTGTGGATGTGGCGGTTGACAGCGGCGGCAACGTGGAGGGCATCACGCCGGGCGAAGTAACGGAACGGCACGGCGTCACGCTGGTGGCCCGGCCGCACCTGGCTCGGGAAGTTCCTGTGGACGCCAGCGAGATGTACGCGGCGAACCTCGCCAATCTCATCGAGCATTTCTGGGATCGGGCGAACGCGACCATCCGCCTGGACACGTCGGACGAGATCATGGCGGGTTGCCTGGTCGTCCATAACGGGGAAATCCGGGACGAGCGTTTTCGCGGGTAG
- a CDS encoding acyl-CoA dehydrogenase family protein, translating into MQLDDKAKQASLDVAEDAREAGWQAPSFVAELFKGNFDWKHIHPFPLQSAEDRQVGDEYIEVLRGVLEQHIDPSSVDRDGVIPREALKALAAVGAYGMKIPKEYGGLGLSQTNYSRACAFISSYCASTAAGITAHQSIGVPQPLKLFGTKEQKEKYLPRLAKGAVSAFALTEPGVGSDPAQMTTFAEPTPDGKHYIINGRKLWITNGTQAEIMVVMARTPSITVKGKEKKQITAFIVETDTPGFDVIHRCDFMGIRGIQNGLLNFDNVKVPVENIIGKPGEGLKIALVTLNTGRLSIPATASAGGKAAILAGSKWAKEREQWGAPIGKHQNTAQKVATIAADTFAMEAVTWLGCAMADKGGSDIRLEAAMAKYFTTVHGCKIADDFLQLRGGRGYETAESLAKRGEEPIAAEKMVRDARIARIVEGTDEIMRLFIAREAMDVHVSQIMPLMMPGGNKVSHFFKSFLPFYAKWYPKQWLPAGGGYATSHLDHHNQAHLIFIGRNAKKLARAMFHTMARYQQKLEREQLIMANFVDIGTDLFVMAAVLSYADALLPTVEHKEELQQLVDLFCTDAQDRVKTNLKAVTKNHNSKYSKLSKDAMDGKFDWICSGIYTEVPPGYQKFMNESIHAFEAKRGKQSPADEVLEPEAANQA; encoded by the coding sequence ATGCAATTGGACGATAAAGCCAAACAGGCATCCCTGGATGTCGCCGAAGACGCCCGGGAAGCCGGGTGGCAGGCACCGAGTTTCGTGGCAGAGCTATTCAAAGGCAATTTTGACTGGAAGCATATCCATCCATTTCCGCTTCAGTCTGCCGAAGATCGACAAGTAGGGGACGAGTATATCGAAGTGCTCCGGGGTGTGCTCGAACAGCACATCGACCCCAGCAGCGTGGACCGGGACGGCGTCATACCGCGAGAAGCCCTGAAGGCGTTGGCCGCCGTCGGTGCGTACGGGATGAAGATCCCGAAGGAATACGGCGGTCTCGGTCTCAGCCAGACGAATTACAGCCGCGCCTGCGCGTTTATCAGCAGCTATTGCGCCTCCACGGCGGCGGGTATCACAGCCCATCAGAGTATCGGCGTGCCCCAGCCGCTGAAACTCTTCGGAACGAAGGAACAAAAAGAGAAGTATCTGCCGCGCCTTGCCAAAGGTGCCGTTTCCGCCTTTGCCCTCACCGAGCCTGGTGTCGGCTCGGATCCGGCTCAGATGACCACCTTCGCCGAACCCACGCCCGACGGCAAGCACTACATCATCAATGGGCGCAAGCTCTGGATCACCAACGGCACCCAGGCCGAGATCATGGTGGTCATGGCGCGCACGCCCTCCATCACGGTGAAGGGCAAAGAAAAGAAGCAGATCACGGCCTTTATCGTGGAAACGGACACTCCCGGCTTCGACGTAATTCACCGTTGCGATTTCATGGGCATTCGCGGCATTCAGAATGGCCTGCTTAACTTCGACAACGTGAAAGTGCCCGTGGAGAACATCATCGGGAAGCCTGGCGAAGGGCTCAAGATTGCCCTCGTCACCTTGAACACCGGTCGCCTCTCCATCCCCGCTACGGCCTCGGCCGGAGGCAAGGCCGCCATCCTCGCGGGCAGCAAATGGGCCAAAGAGCGCGAGCAGTGGGGCGCGCCCATCGGCAAGCACCAGAATACCGCCCAGAAAGTGGCCACTATCGCCGCCGACACCTTCGCCATGGAGGCTGTTACCTGGCTCGGCTGCGCCATGGCCGATAAGGGCGGCAGCGATATCCGCCTGGAAGCCGCCATGGCGAAATACTTCACCACGGTCCACGGCTGCAAAATAGCCGACGACTTTCTCCAACTGCGTGGCGGACGGGGATACGAAACTGCCGAGTCGCTGGCCAAGCGCGGCGAAGAACCCATTGCCGCCGAGAAGATGGTGCGAGACGCCCGAATTGCCCGCATCGTCGAAGGTACAGACGAGATCATGCGGCTCTTCATCGCCCGCGAGGCGATGGACGTGCATGTCAGCCAGATTATGCCCCTCATGATGCCCGGTGGCAACAAGGTGAGCCATTTCTTCAAGAGCTTCCTGCCGTTCTACGCGAAATGGTATCCGAAGCAGTGGCTGCCAGCTGGCGGGGGATACGCTACCAGCCATCTGGATCATCACAATCAGGCCCACCTTATCTTCATCGGGCGAAACGCCAAGAAGCTTGCCCGGGCCATGTTCCACACGATGGCGCGCTACCAGCAGAAGTTGGAGCGCGAGCAACTAATTATGGCCAATTTCGTTGATATCGGCACAGACCTCTTTGTGATGGCGGCGGTGCTGTCCTACGCCGATGCCCTGCTGCCCACAGTGGAACACAAAGAAGAGCTCCAGCAACTGGTCGATCTGTTCTGTACCGACGCCCAGGACCGGGTCAAAACCAACCTGAAGGCGGTCACGAAGAACCACAACAGTAAATACAGCAAACTTTCCAAAGACGCGATGGACGGCAAGTTTGACTGGATCTGCAGCGGCATCTATACCGAGGTGCCGCCCGGATACCAGAAATTCATGAACGAGAGCATCCACGCCTTCGAAGCGAAGCGCGGCAAGCAATCCCCCGCCGACGAAGTCCTGGAGCCGGAAGCCGCGAACCAGGCGTAG
- a CDS encoding NAD(P) transhydrogenase subunit alpha, protein MILLFFTFVLAIFLGVELINKVPSQLHTPLMSGSNAISGITIVGALLAAGSIQGHDWLAAGLGFTAVVMATINVVGGYWVTHRMLSMFKSKDQRK, encoded by the coding sequence ATGATACTGCTATTCTTCACCTTCGTCCTCGCCATCTTTCTCGGCGTTGAACTGATCAACAAGGTTCCATCCCAACTCCACACCCCCCTCATGTCCGGCTCGAACGCGATATCGGGCATCACCATCGTGGGGGCGCTGCTGGCGGCGGGAAGCATCCAGGGACACGACTGGCTTGCCGCCGGCCTTGGCTTCACCGCCGTGGTCATGGCCACGATCAACGTGGTGGGGGGCTACTGGGTGACCCACCGCATGCTCTCCATGTTCAAGTCGAAGGATCAACGCAAGTGA
- a CDS encoding HigA family addiction module antidote protein: MRVTPAQRIPTPPGIILQREFLEPLEITQRALATHLKIPVRLVNEIIKGKRGIAPETAWLLADAFGTSPEFWSNLQTTHDLSLHRPKTHVVSLVPVQS, encoded by the coding sequence ATGCGCGTAACACCAGCCCAACGAATTCCGACTCCTCCTGGAATCATCCTCCAGAGGGAGTTTCTTGAGCCGCTCGAAATCACGCAGCGGGCACTGGCCACCCATTTGAAGATACCGGTGCGGCTGGTCAACGAAATCATCAAAGGCAAGCGCGGCATTGCCCCCGAAACGGCTTGGCTGCTCGCCGACGCCTTTGGGACGTCTCCAGAATTCTGGAGTAACTTGCAGACCACTCACGACCTGAGCTTGCATCGGCCGAAGACGCATGTTGTGTCTTTGGTGCCAGTTCAAAGCTGA
- a CDS encoding NAD(P)(+) transhydrogenase (Re/Si-specific) subunit beta — protein sequence MSTIIELSYIAAAVLFIVGLKMLSHADTAVRGNQISAVGMLVAIVATLLDQQIVTYPWIVAGVLVGGVIGAVSAMRVPMTSMPEFVALFNGTGGLASLLVGWADYHAHAGHYGEVGANVNAVTIATYLAVLIGGVTFTGSVLAYAKLAEKIGGKPVLFRGQQWVNGLVLLAFAIAGVVFVAKPDSPAAEVAFFVAIALSFLFGVLATIPIGGADMPVVISLLNSYSGLAACAAGFVIENTVLIVSGSLVGASGIILTNIMCKAMNRSLAHVLFSGFGSATGAASAAGQEGEVKSLSAEDAYYILEAARSVVIVPGYGMAVAQAQHVVRELSDILEERGAEVKFAIHPVAGRMPGHMNVLLAEADVPYEQLVEMNDINPVMPTVDVCIVIGANDVVNPAAREDPASPIFGMPVINVDYARTVFVLKRSMASGFAGIPNPLFFKENTRMLFGDAKAMVARLVAAFKEA from the coding sequence GTGAGCACCATCATCGAACTCAGCTATATCGCTGCCGCCGTACTCTTCATCGTCGGCCTGAAGATGCTCAGTCACGCCGATACCGCCGTCCGTGGCAATCAAATCTCGGCCGTCGGCATGCTTGTCGCCATCGTGGCGACGCTGCTGGACCAGCAAATCGTGACCTACCCTTGGATCGTGGCGGGGGTTCTCGTGGGCGGCGTGATCGGCGCGGTCTCCGCCATGCGCGTTCCCATGACCTCCATGCCCGAGTTTGTCGCGTTGTTCAACGGCACGGGCGGCCTCGCCAGCCTGCTGGTCGGGTGGGCGGATTACCATGCCCACGCCGGACACTATGGCGAGGTGGGTGCGAACGTTAACGCCGTCACCATTGCAACCTACCTTGCCGTGCTTATCGGCGGCGTCACGTTTACCGGCAGCGTGCTGGCCTACGCCAAGCTGGCCGAGAAGATTGGCGGCAAGCCCGTACTTTTTCGGGGACAGCAGTGGGTAAACGGTCTGGTGCTCCTGGCCTTCGCGATTGCCGGCGTTGTTTTCGTCGCGAAACCCGATTCACCGGCGGCGGAGGTGGCCTTCTTTGTGGCTATCGCGCTGTCGTTTCTCTTCGGCGTGCTGGCGACCATCCCCATCGGCGGTGCGGACATGCCCGTGGTCATATCGCTGCTGAACAGCTATTCCGGTCTGGCGGCCTGCGCGGCGGGCTTCGTCATCGAGAATACCGTGCTCATCGTCTCGGGCTCTCTGGTGGGCGCCAGCGGCATCATTCTGACCAATATCATGTGCAAGGCCATGAATCGCTCACTGGCCCACGTGCTCTTCAGCGGCTTCGGCAGTGCGACCGGCGCCGCGAGCGCCGCTGGCCAGGAGGGGGAGGTGAAGTCTCTTTCGGCGGAAGACGCCTACTACATCCTCGAAGCGGCCCGCTCCGTGGTCATCGTTCCCGGCTATGGCATGGCGGTGGCCCAGGCGCAGCATGTGGTGCGGGAACTCTCCGACATTCTGGAGGAACGCGGCGCGGAAGTGAAATTCGCCATCCACCCCGTGGCGGGGCGCATGCCCGGCCACATGAACGTGCTCCTGGCGGAGGCGGACGTCCCCTACGAGCAGTTGGTCGAAATGAACGACATCAACCCGGTAATGCCCACGGTGGACGTCTGTATTGTGATCGGCGCGAACGACGTGGTCAATCCCGCGGCGCGGGAAGATCCCGCGAGCCCGATTTTCGGCATGCCGGTGATCAACGTGGACTATGCCCGTACGGTATTCGTGCTGAAGCGCAGCATGGCCTCCGGCTTCGCGGGGATACCGAACCCATTGTTTTTCAAGGAAAATACCCGAATGCTGTTTGGCGATGCCAAAGCCATGGTGGCGCGCCTCGTGGCGGCCTTCAAAGAGGCCTGA